One region of Ictalurus punctatus breed USDA103 chromosome 6, Coco_2.0, whole genome shotgun sequence genomic DNA includes:
- the lcmt2 gene encoding tRNA wybutosine-synthesizing protein 4 isoform X2 — MPVINSKKQQGEDAAVQGTNDSSVVSKVSAAAQGYFHDDFLRHFVGKVSRRAPLINRGYYVRWKAVDRCVKQFLCVTDACDRRQILSLGAGFDSLFFRLHAEGALERVSVFEVDFPDVARRKASLISSNHILKDALPDCRVVAGPVYVNSAHYNLLGVDVRNEREVEEALSAAGLQWNSPTLILSEVVLTYMETRWSDAVIGWAARILPQALFVMYEQIRPEDPFGTVMQNHFLKLNSKIHALCQYPDTATQTERLLQKGWEKCVCLDMNQFYFGLLTEDERERVEKLEPFDEFEEWHQKCSHYFILTASKGSLTSHAVLTLPRDTPIPSLKPDLKGLPMAVRLMAGAPCVEAMGMASSLLEPGVVLLTGGCGRRGRNTAATLLIREHTAWRCATAEPEGEKGVRLYHSMTSVPGWGAVIIGGRTSPLNPIDDILRVTYLTDEFNSKNMLVSMEKMVCTGTAPKPRWRHTVTLLSHGDRNYLFVFGGRTETEPVLGDAHFLCLEDQHWTDVPVEGCIPEPRHSHSTCAYRRGLAMFGGLGRGGVPLGDVVLLKPTAIGFCWEKLHVFPALVPRYSHSAHVIGENLVVVGGVWLQADGVPGVAVINLTTGVSVEVSLDTSSVPWPLMLHSFCSELLDSDGAEMVLIGGGGNCFSFGTHLNSHPVILDLRPVLQNTARFDHPVKTPLET, encoded by the exons ATGCCTGTGATCAACAGCAAGAAGCAGCAGGGGGAGGATGCAGCG GTTCAGGGCACTAATGACAGCAGTGTGGTCAGTAAGGTGTCAGCAGCAGCTCAAGGCTACTTCCACGATGACTTTCTCAGACATTTTGTGGGCAAGGTGTCACGAAGAGCTCCTCTCATCAACAG GGGCTATTATGTTCGCTGGAAAGCTGTTGATCGCTGTGTGAAACAGTTCCTGTGTGTTACTGATGCCTGCGATAGGAGACAG ATCCTGTCTTTGGGTGCAGGCTTCGACTCCCTTTTCTTCCGGCTTCACGCAGAAGGAGCGCTGGAGCGGGTTAGCGTATTCGAGGTCGACTTCCCTGATGTTGCCAGACGCAAGGCGTCCTTAATCAGCAGCAATCATATTCTGAAAGATGCGCTTCCAGATTGCAGAGTCGTAGCTG GCCCTGTGTATGTGAACAGTGCTCACTATAACCTGCTGGGCGTGGATGTGAGGAATGAGCGAGAGGTGGAGGAGGCTCTGAGTGCAGCCGGACTACAGTGGAACTCCCCTACACTGATTCTCTCAGAGGTGGTGCTCACTTATATGGAAACACGCTG GTCAGATGCTGTGATTGGTTGGGCAGCGAGGATCCTCCCCCAGGCTTTGTTTGTGATGTATGAACAAATCCGCCCAGAGGATCCCTTTGGCACAGTCATGCAGAACCACTTCCTGAAGCTCAACTCCAAAATCCATGCCCTCTGCCAGTACCCGGACACGGCAACACAGACTGAGAGACTGTTGCAAAAG GGATGGGAGAAATGTGTATGCTTGGATATGAACCAGTTCTACTTCGGTCTTTTAACAGAGGACGAGAGGGAGAGGGTGGAGAAGTTGGAGCCGTTCGATGAATTTGAG gAATGGCATCAAAAGTGTTCCCATTACTTCATCCTCACCGCCTCCAAAGGCTCTCTGACCAGTCACGCAGTCCTTACACTCCCCAGAG ATACCCCCATTCCCTCATTAAAGCCTGATCTGAAGGGTCTGCCTATGGCAGTGCGGCTCATGGCTGGAGCTCCATGTGTAGAGGCCATGGGAATGGCCTCCTCCCTGCTGGAGCCTGGGGTTGTACTCCTCACAGGGGGCTGTGGAAGACGAGGCCGAAACACTGCAGCCACGCTTTTGATCAGAGAGCACACAGCCTGGAGATGTGCCACTGCGGAgccagagggagagaaag gtgTGCGGCTGTATCACTCCATGACCTCTGTCCCTGGTTGGGGTGCAGTAATTATAGGTGGCAGAACTTCTCCACTTAACCCCATTGATGACATTCTGAGAGTCACCTATCTAACTGACGAGTTTAACTCCAAAAATATGCTGGTATCTATGGAGAAGATGGTCTGTACTGGCACAGCGCCAAAACCAAGATGGCGGCACACAGTTACCTTACTGAGTCATGGTG ATAGGAACTACTTATTTGTTTTTGGAGGCCGTACAGAAACGGAACCGGTTCTAGGTGATGCACACTTCCTGTGTTTGGAGGACCAGCACTGGACAGAT GTCCCAGTTGAAGGCTGCATCCCTGAACCACGCCACTCCCACTCCACTTGTGCCTATAGACGAGGACTGGCGATGTTTGGTGGCCTGGGCCGAGGAGGTGTCCCTTTAGGAGACGTTGTCCTGCTGAAGCCCACGGCCATAGGCTTCTGCTGGGAGAAGCTGCATGTCTTTCCAGCCTTGGTGCCAAG GTATTCCCATTCTGCCCATGTGATTGGTGAGAATCTGGTGGTAGTTGGTGGAGTCTGGCTCCAGGCAGATGGTGTCCCGGGAGTTGCTGTTATAAACCTGACCACCGGGGTCAGTGTTGAAGTCAGCTTAGACACA TCATCTGTTCCCTGGCCCCTCATGCTACATTCATTCTGCTCAGAGCTGCTGGACTCAGACGGAGCTGAGATGGTGCTCATTGGTGGTGGAGGAAACTGCTTCTCTTTTGGCACCCACCTCAATTCCCACCCTGTCATTCTAGACCTGAGGCCAGTGCTTCAAAACACAGCACGTTTCGACCACCCAGTCAAAACACCTCTGGAAACATAG
- the lcmt2 gene encoding tRNA wybutosine-synthesizing protein 4 isoform X1 — translation MPVINSKKQQGEDAAVQGTNDSSVVSKVSAAAQGYFHDDFLRHFVGKVSRRAPLINRGYYVRWKAVDRCVKQFLCVTDACDRRQILSLGAGFDSLFFRLHAEGALERVSVFEVDFPDVARRKASLISSNHILKDALPDCRVVAGFSGPVYVNSAHYNLLGVDVRNEREVEEALSAAGLQWNSPTLILSEVVLTYMETRWSDAVIGWAARILPQALFVMYEQIRPEDPFGTVMQNHFLKLNSKIHALCQYPDTATQTERLLQKGWEKCVCLDMNQFYFGLLTEDERERVEKLEPFDEFEEWHQKCSHYFILTASKGSLTSHAVLTLPRDTPIPSLKPDLKGLPMAVRLMAGAPCVEAMGMASSLLEPGVVLLTGGCGRRGRNTAATLLIREHTAWRCATAEPEGEKGVRLYHSMTSVPGWGAVIIGGRTSPLNPIDDILRVTYLTDEFNSKNMLVSMEKMVCTGTAPKPRWRHTVTLLSHGDRNYLFVFGGRTETEPVLGDAHFLCLEDQHWTDVPVEGCIPEPRHSHSTCAYRRGLAMFGGLGRGGVPLGDVVLLKPTAIGFCWEKLHVFPALVPRYSHSAHVIGENLVVVGGVWLQADGVPGVAVINLTTGVSVEVSLDTSSVPWPLMLHSFCSELLDSDGAEMVLIGGGGNCFSFGTHLNSHPVILDLRPVLQNTARFDHPVKTPLET, via the exons ATGCCTGTGATCAACAGCAAGAAGCAGCAGGGGGAGGATGCAGCG GTTCAGGGCACTAATGACAGCAGTGTGGTCAGTAAGGTGTCAGCAGCAGCTCAAGGCTACTTCCACGATGACTTTCTCAGACATTTTGTGGGCAAGGTGTCACGAAGAGCTCCTCTCATCAACAG GGGCTATTATGTTCGCTGGAAAGCTGTTGATCGCTGTGTGAAACAGTTCCTGTGTGTTACTGATGCCTGCGATAGGAGACAG ATCCTGTCTTTGGGTGCAGGCTTCGACTCCCTTTTCTTCCGGCTTCACGCAGAAGGAGCGCTGGAGCGGGTTAGCGTATTCGAGGTCGACTTCCCTGATGTTGCCAGACGCAAGGCGTCCTTAATCAGCAGCAATCATATTCTGAAAGATGCGCTTCCAGATTGCAGAGTCGTAGCTG GGTTTTCAGGCCCTGTGTATGTGAACAGTGCTCACTATAACCTGCTGGGCGTGGATGTGAGGAATGAGCGAGAGGTGGAGGAGGCTCTGAGTGCAGCCGGACTACAGTGGAACTCCCCTACACTGATTCTCTCAGAGGTGGTGCTCACTTATATGGAAACACGCTG GTCAGATGCTGTGATTGGTTGGGCAGCGAGGATCCTCCCCCAGGCTTTGTTTGTGATGTATGAACAAATCCGCCCAGAGGATCCCTTTGGCACAGTCATGCAGAACCACTTCCTGAAGCTCAACTCCAAAATCCATGCCCTCTGCCAGTACCCGGACACGGCAACACAGACTGAGAGACTGTTGCAAAAG GGATGGGAGAAATGTGTATGCTTGGATATGAACCAGTTCTACTTCGGTCTTTTAACAGAGGACGAGAGGGAGAGGGTGGAGAAGTTGGAGCCGTTCGATGAATTTGAG gAATGGCATCAAAAGTGTTCCCATTACTTCATCCTCACCGCCTCCAAAGGCTCTCTGACCAGTCACGCAGTCCTTACACTCCCCAGAG ATACCCCCATTCCCTCATTAAAGCCTGATCTGAAGGGTCTGCCTATGGCAGTGCGGCTCATGGCTGGAGCTCCATGTGTAGAGGCCATGGGAATGGCCTCCTCCCTGCTGGAGCCTGGGGTTGTACTCCTCACAGGGGGCTGTGGAAGACGAGGCCGAAACACTGCAGCCACGCTTTTGATCAGAGAGCACACAGCCTGGAGATGTGCCACTGCGGAgccagagggagagaaag gtgTGCGGCTGTATCACTCCATGACCTCTGTCCCTGGTTGGGGTGCAGTAATTATAGGTGGCAGAACTTCTCCACTTAACCCCATTGATGACATTCTGAGAGTCACCTATCTAACTGACGAGTTTAACTCCAAAAATATGCTGGTATCTATGGAGAAGATGGTCTGTACTGGCACAGCGCCAAAACCAAGATGGCGGCACACAGTTACCTTACTGAGTCATGGTG ATAGGAACTACTTATTTGTTTTTGGAGGCCGTACAGAAACGGAACCGGTTCTAGGTGATGCACACTTCCTGTGTTTGGAGGACCAGCACTGGACAGAT GTCCCAGTTGAAGGCTGCATCCCTGAACCACGCCACTCCCACTCCACTTGTGCCTATAGACGAGGACTGGCGATGTTTGGTGGCCTGGGCCGAGGAGGTGTCCCTTTAGGAGACGTTGTCCTGCTGAAGCCCACGGCCATAGGCTTCTGCTGGGAGAAGCTGCATGTCTTTCCAGCCTTGGTGCCAAG GTATTCCCATTCTGCCCATGTGATTGGTGAGAATCTGGTGGTAGTTGGTGGAGTCTGGCTCCAGGCAGATGGTGTCCCGGGAGTTGCTGTTATAAACCTGACCACCGGGGTCAGTGTTGAAGTCAGCTTAGACACA TCATCTGTTCCCTGGCCCCTCATGCTACATTCATTCTGCTCAGAGCTGCTGGACTCAGACGGAGCTGAGATGGTGCTCATTGGTGGTGGAGGAAACTGCTTCTCTTTTGGCACCCACCTCAATTCCCACCCTGTCATTCTAGACCTGAGGCCAGTGCTTCAAAACACAGCACGTTTCGACCACCCAGTCAAAACACCTCTGGAAACATAG